GCCGGCATCCGGGCGGCCCCCGTCCACCACGCCACGACCAGCAGGGCCGCCGTAAGTGCCGATACCGTTACGCTCCGCCCCGGTTGCCCGCTCAACCCTTCACCGCCCCCCGTGTCAGCCCGGAAACGAACTGGTTGCGAAGCAGGTAGAAGATGGTCGCCACCGGCAGCGCTCCGACCAGCGAAGCGGCGGCAAAGACCCCCCACCTCGTGGAGTACTGGCCCGATACGAAGATCCGGAGCCCCACGGCAAACGTGAGGAGGCTTCTGTCCTTGAGCAGGATGCTGGCGAGGAGGAAGTCCGAGTAGGTTCCGATGAACACCAGCAGGAAGATGACGGCCAGGACGGGCCGCGACAGCGGCAGAATGACGTGCACGAACGCCTGGAACGGTGTGGCACCGTCCATCATGGCGGACTCCTCCAGCGAGCGGGGGATGGTATCGAAGTAGCCCTTGATGAGGTACGTATTGAAACCCAGCGCTCCACCGAGGTACACGAGGATGAGCCCGCCGTGGGTGTTGATGCCCAGCGACGGGACATAGCGTCCGATGGTCAGCAACATGAGGTAAAGGGCTACCATGGCCAGCATCTGGGGGAACATC
This is a stretch of genomic DNA from Bacillota bacterium. It encodes these proteins:
- the malG gene encoding maltose ABC transporter permease MalG, which gives rise to MYSRPGALGQAWRQAAVLVSVAFALFPVAWIFSASLNPSNTLVGQRLIPRNPSLDHYTELFTNPAHPFGLWLWNSIKVSSISAVLTVTMAALAAYAFSRFRFRGRRAGLLTLLIVQMFPQMLAMVALYLMLLTIGRYVPSLGINTHGGLILVYLGGALGFNTYLIKGYFDTIPRSLEESAMMDGATPFQAFVHVILPLSRPVLAVIFLLVFIGTYSDFLLASILLKDRSLLTFAVGLRIFVSGQYSTRWGVFAAASLVGALPVATIFYLLRNQFVSGLTRGAVKG